A single genomic interval of Deltaproteobacteria bacterium harbors:
- a CDS encoding enoyl-CoA hydratase/isomerase family protein gives MLSIKKAAVIGSGVMGCGIAAHLANCGISVYLLDVVPPDLSKITKAKPAHLFDSDDIKLITPGLLDANLEKLRECDWIIEAVTEKLDLKKSLYAKIKHYLKDSAWVSSNTSGLPFQELKFRDKFCVTHFFNPPRYLHLVEMVGEASELAEFVRERLGKGVVHAKDTPNFVANRIGVYHMMDCLHKTYDNKWSVAKVEKVMGPATLHPKSAAFRTADIVGLDTLALVSKTSYDGCPKDECRDTFKIPVFVEKMIAKGWVGQKSAQGFFKVEKKDGSREILAIDPQTLEYVTQEKFKTDSLGQARNIEDPAERLRTMVFADDEAGKIAWSLMSDVLVYAANRIPEIADTITEVDNAMRWGFNWELGPFEMWDALGVAKMVERLQKEGRAIPKLVQNILEKGGKFYPQPRLTFLESRKSSGGVVEKNEGGSIVDLGDGVFCAEFHSKMNAIDADVIEIINKTVDRAEKEGQGVVITNEGENFSVGANLMLILLTAQQKDWNQLNFIVEQFQKTMQRIRFSKKPVVAGPFNLTLGGGCEICLSSSTVEAHAETYMGLVEVGVGLLPAGGGCKNMLLSLESKLVAEHNPKDKIWCSPSDGGPFPKVAKSFEMIAMAKVATSAKEAKKFGYLRGRDEIVLDRDNLTQTAKQKVLTLAKNYTPPVYVDKLQLPGLGGEIALANGAHAFYLQGLISEYDLALARQIAHVLCGGDKPSLHVTDEQHILDLERETFLKLCGEEKTQARMQNMLMTGKPLRN, from the coding sequence ATGTTATCCATTAAAAAAGCGGCAGTAATCGGTTCGGGTGTGATGGGATGCGGCATTGCGGCCCATCTCGCCAATTGCGGCATTTCGGTTTATCTTCTCGATGTCGTGCCGCCCGATTTGAGCAAAATTACCAAAGCCAAACCCGCGCATCTGTTTGACAGTGATGACATCAAACTCATTACGCCGGGATTGCTGGACGCCAATTTGGAAAAATTGCGTGAGTGCGATTGGATCATTGAAGCGGTCACAGAAAAACTCGATCTGAAAAAATCGCTCTACGCTAAAATCAAACACTACTTGAAAGACTCCGCATGGGTTTCGTCGAACACTTCCGGACTTCCTTTTCAGGAACTGAAATTTCGCGACAAATTTTGCGTCACCCATTTTTTCAATCCGCCGCGTTATTTGCATTTGGTGGAGATGGTGGGCGAGGCTTCAGAGCTGGCAGAGTTTGTGCGGGAGCGTTTAGGAAAAGGTGTGGTCCACGCCAAAGACACTCCCAACTTTGTTGCAAATCGAATCGGCGTCTATCACATGATGGATTGCCTCCACAAAACATATGACAACAAATGGAGCGTCGCCAAAGTTGAAAAAGTGATGGGACCGGCAACACTCCATCCCAAGAGTGCCGCGTTCCGTACCGCGGATATTGTGGGGCTTGATACTTTAGCTCTGGTTTCCAAAACTTCTTATGACGGTTGTCCCAAAGACGAATGTCGCGACACATTCAAAATTCCCGTGTTCGTGGAAAAAATGATTGCCAAAGGATGGGTGGGACAAAAATCGGCACAGGGATTTTTTAAAGTCGAAAAAAAAGACGGATCAAGAGAAATTTTGGCGATAGATCCACAAACCCTTGAGTATGTGACGCAGGAAAAATTCAAGACGGATTCTCTGGGACAAGCTAGAAATATCGAAGACCCGGCGGAAAGACTGCGCACAATGGTTTTTGCGGATGATGAGGCGGGAAAAATTGCATGGTCTTTGATGTCCGATGTTTTGGTCTACGCCGCCAATCGCATTCCTGAAATTGCCGACACGATTACAGAAGTGGATAATGCCATGCGCTGGGGATTTAATTGGGAACTGGGGCCTTTCGAAATGTGGGATGCTCTTGGGGTGGCGAAAATGGTGGAACGTTTGCAGAAAGAGGGACGTGCCATTCCAAAATTGGTGCAGAATATTTTGGAAAAAGGCGGAAAATTCTATCCTCAACCAAGACTCACCTTTTTGGAATCGCGCAAATCGAGTGGTGGTGTGGTGGAAAAAAATGAAGGCGGGTCGATTGTTGATTTGGGCGATGGTGTTTTCTGCGCGGAATTTCATTCCAAGATGAATGCCATTGATGCCGACGTGATCGAAATCATCAACAAAACAGTAGATCGCGCCGAAAAAGAAGGACAGGGCGTTGTCATCACAAACGAAGGAGAAAATTTTTCAGTGGGCGCCAATTTGATGCTTATTTTGCTGACCGCCCAGCAAAAAGATTGGAATCAGCTTAATTTCATTGTCGAGCAATTTCAAAAAACAATGCAGAGAATTCGTTTTTCAAAAAAACCCGTTGTCGCAGGACCCTTTAATTTGACGTTGGGTGGCGGTTGCGAAATTTGTTTATCCTCATCGACTGTTGAAGCCCATGCGGAAACCTATATGGGACTTGTGGAAGTGGGCGTTGGTTTGTTGCCCGCCGGCGGTGGATGCAAAAACATGCTTCTGAGTTTGGAATCAAAGCTCGTTGCAGAACACAATCCGAAAGATAAAATCTGGTGTTCTCCCTCTGATGGCGGTCCCTTCCCGAAAGTGGCAAAATCTTTTGAAATGATTGCGATGGCAAAAGTGGCGACTTCCGCCAAAGAGGCGAAAAAGTTTGGTTACTTGCGAGGTCGTGATGAGATTGTTTTAGACCGTGATAATCTCACCCAAACTGCGAAACAAAAAGTTTTGACCCTCGCCAAAAATTATACGCCGCCTGTTTATGTCGACAAATTACAACTTCCCGGTCTTGGTGGAGAAATTGCGCTGGCCAACGGTGCGCATGCTTTTTATTTGCAAGGACTCATCAGCGAATACGATCTCGCTCTTGCAAGACAAATTGCCCATGTCCT